One part of the Flavobacterium johnsoniae UW101 genome encodes these proteins:
- a CDS encoding nSTAND3 domain-containing NTPase, with the protein MSNYDFSTLNPIDFEKLVCDLLNVSIKSPTGSMFRSFKEGKDAGVDLLRSTPNNDIEVVVQVKHFHKSSFSSLRRELKAELEKVQKLKPKKYIVVTSLALSMHNKKEIKDIFTPFIASLDDIFGVDDLNDILRINKQIEERHFKLWFSSSLAIQKLTEYKYAGRNNEFSENGMKKKLRLFVSTKELRQAIQMLQRNKFLIITGEPGVGKTTLSEIIIYKHLSLDYQLTVIYDDIKEIEGILRDDDSKQIFYFDDFLGHTQAEILKSKSAETSLLKILSRFETSENKYLILNTRKFILNTFLDESERFRNFNPLRSESKIELLSYSYGAKRRMLDNHIAESELNFEQIEVLRNLSFFICQHRNFSPRHLEFYTDNRLVGEFSGSNFKTFVIDNLSNPKKIWEHAYMNQITDMERFLLNTLYSLGSNASKELLQLAFSSRLNYEVKTNNYFKPIDPFNNSVRKLNDGFIVSFNLGEISDFSFINPSLEDFLKFFIENNKSEYERILLSSIDIAQWFVFFKPFNDNLIESNLLDHFNISFSENAVTDIDLFKSAIFLISLDKKNYLQISRILKKIKNWEEIVQDPFISANSFPFLKECIKNKILIYTVAKLDFQFFLNLILSCGTLEEIYQLIHLFKNHFELNFIQNFDRNANCYGRYKVLVAEVILLCIRLLEQEVEAKYQLLYKNVYHDGHVDILEQLEEYTKFFRDFVSEQIVVGFDFLYKQDWNVVAEQNYLNQLSSGREFETEQDFADDYQQMDYYEDEDYDYDFETEKISAEEWLVKIPVREIEPDDLPF; encoded by the coding sequence ATGTCGAATTACGATTTCTCTACTTTAAACCCGATTGATTTTGAAAAGCTGGTTTGCGATCTGCTCAATGTGAGTATTAAATCACCAACAGGCTCGATGTTTAGAAGCTTTAAAGAAGGAAAAGACGCTGGAGTGGATCTTTTGCGTTCAACTCCAAATAATGATATTGAAGTGGTGGTGCAAGTCAAGCATTTTCATAAAAGTTCATTTTCATCATTGAGAAGAGAACTGAAAGCAGAATTGGAAAAAGTCCAAAAACTGAAACCCAAAAAGTATATTGTTGTTACATCGCTCGCCTTGAGCATGCATAACAAAAAGGAAATTAAGGATATTTTTACTCCGTTTATAGCAAGTCTGGATGATATTTTTGGGGTGGATGATCTGAATGATATTCTCAGAATAAACAAACAGATTGAGGAAAGACATTTTAAGTTATGGTTTTCAAGTTCACTTGCAATTCAAAAATTAACTGAGTACAAGTATGCAGGAAGGAACAACGAATTTTCCGAAAATGGAATGAAAAAAAAGCTGAGGCTCTTTGTAAGTACAAAGGAGTTAAGACAGGCAATACAGATGCTCCAACGAAATAAATTTCTGATTATAACCGGTGAGCCTGGAGTCGGAAAAACAACGCTTTCTGAGATTATTATTTACAAACATCTTTCCTTGGATTATCAGCTGACGGTTATTTATGATGATATCAAAGAGATAGAAGGAATCTTAAGGGACGATGACAGCAAGCAGATTTTTTACTTTGATGATTTTCTGGGACATACCCAGGCTGAAATACTAAAATCAAAATCTGCAGAAACATCATTGCTGAAAATATTATCGAGGTTTGAAACGTCCGAAAACAAGTATTTAATTTTAAATACACGAAAATTTATACTAAATACCTTTTTGGATGAATCTGAGCGATTTAGAAATTTCAATCCCTTGCGGAGTGAAAGTAAGATAGAACTGCTTTCTTATTCCTACGGAGCAAAACGCCGTATGCTTGACAATCATATTGCGGAGTCAGAGTTGAATTTTGAACAAATTGAAGTGCTGCGAAACTTGTCATTTTTTATTTGCCAACACCGAAATTTTTCTCCACGGCATCTGGAGTTTTATACTGATAACCGCCTTGTTGGTGAATTTAGTGGTTCCAATTTCAAAACATTTGTGATCGATAATTTGTCAAATCCCAAAAAAATATGGGAGCATGCCTATATGAATCAAATCACCGATATGGAAAGGTTTTTATTAAACACGCTTTACTCTCTAGGTTCCAATGCATCAAAAGAGTTATTACAACTTGCTTTTTCATCCAGATTAAATTACGAAGTGAAGACAAATAATTATTTCAAGCCAATCGATCCATTTAATAATAGTGTTCGAAAACTAAATGATGGTTTTATTGTCAGCTTTAATCTTGGCGAAATTTCAGATTTTTCCTTTATTAATCCTTCATTAGAAGACTTTCTTAAATTTTTTATTGAAAACAATAAGTCTGAGTATGAACGTATCTTGTTATCATCAATAGATATAGCGCAATGGTTCGTTTTTTTTAAGCCGTTCAATGATAATTTAATAGAAAGTAATTTACTTGATCATTTTAATATTTCCTTTTCTGAAAACGCTGTTACTGACATAGATTTATTCAAAAGTGCTATTTTTTTAATTTCTCTAGATAAAAAAAATTATCTACAGATCAGTAGAATTTTAAAAAAGATTAAAAATTGGGAAGAAATTGTGCAGGATCCGTTTATTAGTGCTAATTCGTTCCCATTTTTAAAGGAGTGTATTAAAAATAAAATATTAATATATACGGTAGCAAAACTCGATTTTCAGTTTTTTTTAAATCTTATTTTAAGCTGTGGGACACTGGAAGAAATTTACCAGTTGATTCATTTATTTAAAAATCATTTTGAGTTGAATTTTATCCAGAATTTTGACCGAAATGCAAATTGCTATGGTAGATATAAAGTTTTGGTTGCCGAAGTAATTTTACTATGTATTAGACTTTTAGAGCAGGAAGTGGAGGCAAAGTATCAATTGCTTTATAAAAATGTTTATCATGATGGGCATGTAGATATATTAGAACAGTTGGAGGAATATACTAAATTTTTTAGAGATTTTGTAAGCGAGCAAATAGTTGTTGGTTTTGACTTTTTATATAAACAAGATTGGAATGTAGTGGCAGAACAAAATTATCTAAATCAGCTCTCCAGTGGTAGAGAGTTTGAAACAGAGCAAGATTTTGCTGATGATTATCAGCAAATGGACTATTATGAAGATGAAGATTATGATTACGATTTTGAAACTGAAAAAATATCTGCTGAAGAATGGCTTGTGAAGATTCCGGTAAGAGAAATTGAACCCGATGACCTTCCCTTTTAA
- a CDS encoding P-loop NTPase family protein, translated as MSNDLVAYSRAGDVFHYRWAARRCLRLLYPNASIRSIVIEGSKENKKEGEYVIDVSEYYELTDDKKQIRYYQLKHTTVQKDSPFTLSDLKDTLEGFAKRYNQHLKEDDAIDVSFVLVTNRPVTKFFKDKVLLLAEGKTVSKGFLKTITAYTRLSSSELSKFCGLLDFEDGEGDYDSQKDELRFEISQLTAGTVDNAQIENIVSLVQEKILPKSDRVITREDILKRFNIFSERDLFPAPAIWEEKVEVIGREQYGELMEAISLSSYSFIVHAPGGVGKSMFCRQLSASLPSNSFALAYDCFGAGQYRNRSEPRHRHRDALVQIANELAVKGLCDPLIVQDTSQDSDIMRKFLWRLEASVKNLRHRDDSALLFILIDAADNAEMAAQEYSTPCFASELLRETMPEGCRLVLLCRTERIALLKPNSKIKTLELKPFSKGETLLNLRRWFEDADEKDGEEFHRLTSGNPRVQANALSVKATSVLELLGRLGPLGTTVEQQIEQQLHSAVSTLKDSLSASFQEQIDAVCLGLASLPPHIPVKILAEAAGVSIETIKSFTADIGRSLWLSDDSVQFRDEPSETWFRKTFLAEKKNFETYIKLLEPLAGDHTYVSEVLPHLYLQAGQYEKLIQTALSDSYLPLDNPIDARSVRIYRLQFAFRAAVREAKYKDAIKIAVRAGEEMAGNQRQISLFHGNIDLLTALQDKQKVQDIAFKRLLCGGWNGSENIYTASLLSGINEYKGEARGYLRAGVNWMVIYFEELKKSKDDHPQNEVTDENVLEMASAYFNIYGVKECIEFLNRFTSKILVFKVVGNLAKRFIDAGNLTVVEKLLQACIDEPYYTVAITDELVNTGHFPEKEQLENCLELLVKARTRIKIPENYYQNENLNDAILSFLEACLHRNLPKSKLLKVLQHYTPEKATRMVYDGHQWHERNVYLKALALRMMLQEKSDLDIDSILPDDLAEKKKKNQYERDDEIKKLREVIGGLFPWYQLRTLILSGQDFDFEAQVRKADENSKKATAGRHRSYDSIPNEISSQRSSILKLYSNGKKEEVQWFYESYLKNNKSLWIPDELQNVRAAFRLEHLDFLKQEVEQRAYKRIKSITEGQPETAAERYISLARAVLNKAPDDAAVYFEEAVDIVSKFGDEIVRRWEAVVSLAERSCSEKGSPDLAAYRFIRCAEVVGEYVDREKHWDRSDAIAVCARMSSGTAIAALSRWRDRHIGRFEFQLEALLTELVKSDTISAAAGWALTRFLSSHQHGEFLSLCLGKEPNAEIKDKIFADSVRLLESVGTSPEFWERIKAIGYDGNIKNDTVEKISAYHKKNKKEPLAEIEKKPINEAGQNLNDFPWNDVFEVRDIFEAEDFQKCLESFYSISDKRFYRNVESFWEQIVLRLSEKSLWKFIEMLLSSELSHYQIKSFFQSLPDVWKNKISYKKKWPLLIRELGKKYAQELTSPYSIKYFIGEFSFDNSEIDKLKEGIFEGLAGTYEFSDAQTFFGFVDMTAPLIKPEEAAELLDFALSRFELHIEEDFGDGQWSEWLSVPEDINNQLAGFIWSALGSPRSSERWSAAHCVRLLAEFDCIEIIEELFKWMQHDKTDAFGCAEFPFYNLHARLYMLIASARISVERAGLLFPFKDVFVRYALGDPHALIQKFAADAAINLSSFSHDIYDIQTLEKIKMTGKSNMPVVKMNYNDTVESYWHVKDEIATDYDFDFSYDFDRYWFDPLGDVFGISGKQVEDIAADVIIRQWGLEKQTGWNNDPRADLWNRHSDDRETWHDHSGYPKTDNLDFYLSYHSMMAAAAKLLEKMPIVEKNDWYEDVWDEWISRHLLTCIDGKWLSDYRGAVPLERPGWISETKNDNWREDISEESFYRTLKTEGANGDVWLNVRGGWEEKHSERIETVSIASALVSRNASDALMRALQTCSDPNDFKLPDYEEERMEIRSNPFELKGWIKKDYGSKRLDEYDPYAENVDYPPYRIGSDVAAKLNLSLENDGKSWFLPLSSNPDVECEIWSTYSMERDQTPDQSGSRVKASLKFLKELCTVFNCDLILEVSIKRDISYRYRSREEKYEYLKPINKLFILSSDGELRTTTTNHKPG; from the coding sequence ATGTCAAATGATTTAGTTGCATATTCAAGGGCAGGGGATGTATTTCACTACAGATGGGCAGCAAGACGCTGCTTAAGGCTCCTTTATCCCAATGCCTCTATTCGCTCCATTGTGATTGAGGGTTCCAAAGAAAATAAAAAAGAAGGTGAGTATGTCATAGATGTTTCTGAATATTACGAGCTTACGGATGATAAAAAACAGATCAGGTATTATCAGCTTAAGCATACTACGGTACAGAAAGACAGTCCTTTTACTTTAAGTGACCTGAAAGATACTCTCGAAGGCTTTGCAAAAAGATATAACCAGCATCTCAAAGAGGATGATGCCATTGATGTTTCATTTGTTCTGGTTACCAACAGGCCTGTAACTAAATTTTTTAAAGACAAGGTTCTTTTGTTGGCAGAGGGCAAAACTGTTTCAAAAGGATTTTTGAAGACCATTACAGCTTATACTAGACTTAGTTCTTCAGAATTATCAAAGTTCTGCGGACTTTTGGATTTTGAGGACGGCGAGGGGGATTATGACAGCCAGAAAGACGAGCTGAGATTTGAGATTTCTCAACTTACAGCGGGGACTGTTGATAATGCGCAGATTGAAAATATCGTTTCACTGGTGCAGGAAAAAATACTGCCAAAGTCTGACCGTGTAATTACCAGAGAAGATATTTTGAAACGTTTTAATATATTCTCGGAAAGAGATTTGTTTCCGGCTCCTGCCATATGGGAAGAAAAGGTAGAAGTTATTGGCAGGGAGCAGTATGGAGAGCTTATGGAAGCCATATCGCTTTCCAGTTATTCATTTATTGTTCACGCGCCGGGAGGTGTAGGAAAGTCTATGTTCTGCCGGCAGCTGTCAGCTTCACTGCCTTCAAATTCATTCGCCTTGGCTTACGACTGTTTTGGAGCAGGACAATACAGAAATCGCAGCGAACCGCGGCACAGGCACCGCGACGCCCTTGTGCAGATTGCCAATGAACTTGCCGTTAAGGGGCTTTGCGATCCTTTGATCGTTCAGGATACTTCGCAAGACAGCGATATCATGCGAAAATTTTTATGGCGCCTGGAGGCGTCCGTAAAAAATCTAAGACACAGGGATGATTCCGCTTTATTATTTATTTTGATTGACGCTGCAGATAATGCAGAAATGGCAGCACAGGAATACAGCACACCATGTTTTGCGAGCGAGCTTCTGCGCGAAACTATGCCTGAGGGATGCAGACTTGTTTTATTGTGCAGGACCGAACGTATTGCGCTGTTGAAGCCTAATTCAAAAATTAAAACACTTGAATTAAAACCGTTTTCAAAAGGTGAGACCCTGCTGAATTTAAGAAGATGGTTTGAGGACGCCGACGAGAAAGACGGAGAAGAATTTCATAGACTGACAAGCGGGAACCCCCGCGTGCAGGCAAATGCATTGAGTGTCAAGGCAACAAGTGTATTGGAACTTTTAGGCAGGCTGGGACCTTTGGGAACTACTGTTGAGCAGCAGATTGAACAGCAGTTACATTCCGCTGTGTCCACACTGAAAGATTCACTATCAGCTTCTTTTCAGGAGCAGATAGATGCAGTGTGTTTGGGTCTGGCAAGCCTGCCGCCTCATATCCCTGTAAAAATTTTGGCAGAAGCTGCAGGAGTTTCAATTGAGACAATTAAAAGCTTTACAGCTGATATAGGCAGGTCTTTATGGCTCTCTGATGATTCGGTGCAGTTCAGGGATGAGCCTTCTGAGACGTGGTTCAGGAAGACTTTTTTAGCAGAAAAGAAAAATTTTGAAACTTACATCAAGCTTTTGGAGCCTTTGGCAGGCGACCATACCTATGTGTCAGAAGTGCTGCCGCACCTTTATCTTCAGGCAGGTCAATATGAAAAATTAATTCAAACTGCTCTCTCGGACAGCTATCTGCCGCTGGATAATCCTATTGATGCTAGAAGCGTGAGAATTTACCGTCTTCAGTTTGCTTTTAGGGCTGCAGTGCGGGAAGCAAAATATAAAGATGCCATAAAAATAGCGGTACGCGCGGGAGAAGAAATGGCCGGTAACCAAAGGCAGATCAGTCTTTTTCATGGCAATATTGATCTTTTAACCGCCTTGCAGGACAAACAGAAAGTTCAGGATATTGCCTTTAAGCGGCTGCTGTGCGGAGGGTGGAACGGTTCAGAGAATATCTATACAGCGTCCCTGCTATCAGGAATCAATGAATATAAGGGAGAAGCAAGAGGATATTTAAGAGCTGGTGTAAACTGGATGGTGATCTACTTTGAAGAGTTAAAAAAAAGCAAGGATGATCATCCCCAAAACGAGGTAACCGACGAGAATGTTCTTGAAATGGCATCTGCCTATTTTAATATATACGGAGTAAAGGAGTGTATAGAATTTTTAAACCGTTTCACTTCAAAAATTCTTGTCTTCAAGGTAGTTGGGAATCTGGCGAAAAGGTTTATAGATGCGGGAAACCTTACAGTTGTAGAAAAGTTGTTGCAAGCCTGCATCGATGAGCCCTACTATACTGTGGCTATTACCGACGAATTAGTAAACACTGGCCATTTTCCTGAGAAAGAACAGCTTGAGAACTGCCTGGAATTACTAGTAAAGGCAAGGACTAGAATCAAAATTCCCGAGAACTATTATCAAAATGAAAATTTAAACGATGCTATACTTTCATTTTTGGAGGCATGTTTGCATAGAAATCTGCCAAAATCAAAGCTATTAAAAGTACTGCAACATTATACTCCTGAAAAAGCCACTAGGATGGTTTATGACGGACATCAATGGCATGAGCGAAATGTCTATTTGAAGGCACTGGCACTCAGAATGATGCTTCAGGAGAAATCGGATCTGGACATCGACAGCATTCTGCCGGATGACCTTGCAGAAAAAAAGAAAAAGAATCAATATGAACGGGACGATGAAATCAAGAAGTTGAGGGAAGTAATAGGCGGTTTGTTCCCATGGTATCAGCTGCGGACATTGATATTAAGCGGACAGGATTTTGATTTCGAGGCTCAGGTACGAAAGGCAGATGAAAATTCAAAAAAGGCAACAGCAGGCAGGCACAGATCATACGATAGCATTCCAAATGAAATTTCCTCTCAACGGTCTTCGATTCTCAAGCTTTACAGCAATGGAAAAAAAGAAGAAGTTCAGTGGTTTTATGAGTCTTATTTAAAGAATAATAAATCTTTATGGATTCCTGACGAGCTGCAAAATGTGAGGGCGGCTTTCAGGCTAGAACATCTGGACTTTCTGAAACAGGAAGTCGAGCAGCGTGCATATAAAAGGATAAAAAGCATTACCGAAGGACAGCCAGAAACTGCTGCCGAAAGATACATCAGCCTTGCACGAGCAGTACTCAATAAAGCACCGGATGACGCGGCTGTTTATTTTGAAGAGGCTGTAGACATAGTTTCTAAATTCGGAGATGAAATAGTCAGGAGATGGGAAGCTGTTGTTTCACTTGCAGAACGGTCATGTAGTGAAAAGGGAAGTCCAGACTTGGCTGCTTATCGATTTATACGCTGTGCAGAAGTGGTTGGAGAATATGTCGACCGTGAAAAACACTGGGACAGGAGTGATGCAATTGCGGTATGTGCCAGAATGTCCAGCGGAACGGCTATTGCCGCATTAAGCAGATGGAGAGACAGGCATATAGGAAGATTTGAATTTCAGCTTGAGGCATTGTTGACAGAACTGGTGAAGTCTGATACTATATCTGCTGCAGCGGGCTGGGCTCTTACAAGATTCTTGTCCTCTCATCAGCATGGCGAATTCCTTTCTCTGTGTCTTGGAAAAGAGCCAAATGCAGAAATAAAAGACAAGATATTTGCCGACTCGGTCAGACTGCTGGAGTCAGTCGGCACAAGTCCAGAATTCTGGGAGAGGATAAAAGCGATCGGATATGATGGGAATATTAAAAATGATACTGTAGAAAAAATCTCGGCATACCACAAAAAGAATAAAAAAGAACCTTTGGCTGAGATAGAAAAGAAACCTATTAATGAAGCCGGACAGAACTTAAATGATTTTCCCTGGAACGATGTATTTGAAGTCCGGGATATTTTTGAAGCGGAAGATTTTCAAAAGTGCCTAGAATCATTTTATTCCATATCAGATAAACGCTTTTACAGAAATGTTGAATCGTTCTGGGAACAAATTGTGCTGAGGCTGAGTGAAAAGTCGCTTTGGAAGTTTATTGAAATGCTGCTGTCTTCTGAATTGAGCCACTATCAGATCAAAAGTTTTTTTCAATCGCTTCCCGACGTCTGGAAAAATAAGATAAGTTATAAGAAAAAGTGGCCGCTCCTAATCAGGGAATTAGGAAAAAAATATGCGCAGGAACTGACCTCCCCGTATTCGATCAAATATTTCATAGGAGAATTTAGTTTCGACAACTCCGAAATCGATAAGCTCAAGGAGGGAATATTTGAGGGACTTGCAGGTACGTACGAGTTTTCTGATGCTCAAACATTTTTTGGATTTGTAGATATGACTGCGCCCCTGATTAAACCTGAGGAAGCAGCTGAATTGCTGGATTTTGCACTGTCCAGGTTTGAGCTTCATATTGAAGAGGATTTTGGCGACGGGCAGTGGAGTGAATGGCTGTCTGTTCCAGAAGATATTAATAATCAGCTTGCTGGTTTCATCTGGTCGGCGCTAGGTTCTCCAAGATCTTCCGAACGCTGGAGTGCTGCGCACTGTGTAAGATTGCTGGCAGAATTTGACTGCATTGAGATTATTGAAGAGCTCTTCAAATGGATGCAGCATGACAAGACAGATGCTTTTGGCTGTGCTGAATTTCCTTTCTATAATCTTCACGCAAGACTGTATATGTTGATTGCATCTGCGCGGATCTCTGTTGAAAGAGCGGGTCTGCTGTTTCCTTTCAAGGACGTATTTGTTCGATATGCCCTTGGAGATCCTCATGCGCTTATCCAAAAATTTGCGGCAGATGCGGCAATAAACCTATCTTCTTTTTCTCATGACATTTATGATATCCAGACTTTGGAAAAAATAAAAATGACAGGTAAAAGCAATATGCCTGTAGTGAAAATGAACTATAATGATACAGTTGAGAGCTATTGGCATGTTAAGGATGAAATTGCTACGGATTACGACTTTGATTTTAGTTATGATTTTGACAGATACTGGTTTGATCCCCTTGGTGATGTTTTCGGAATATCGGGCAAACAGGTAGAAGATATAGCTGCTGATGTAATTATTAGACAATGGGGACTCGAAAAGCAAACCGGTTGGAATAATGATCCCCGTGCAGATCTTTGGAACAGACATTCTGATGATAGAGAAACTTGGCATGATCACAGCGGTTATCCAAAAACAGATAATCTTGATTTTTATCTTTCCTATCATTCCATGATGGCGGCAGCGGCCAAACTTCTGGAAAAAATGCCGATTGTTGAAAAAAATGACTGGTATGAGGATGTCTGGGATGAATGGATTTCAAGACATCTGCTCACTTGCATTGATGGGAAATGGCTGTCTGATTATCGCGGCGCGGTACCCTTGGAAAGGCCTGGATGGATTTCTGAAACTAAGAACGATAACTGGAGAGAGGATATATCGGAAGAAAGCTTTTATAGAACACTGAAAACTGAAGGTGCAAATGGGGATGTATGGCTGAACGTGCGGGGCGGATGGGAAGAAAAACATTCTGAGAGAATCGAGACAGTTTCAATCGCTTCGGCATTGGTCTCCAGAAATGCATCTGATGCCTTAATGAGGGCACTGCAGACTTGCAGCGACCCAAACGATTTCAAACTTCCCGATTATGAAGAGGAAAGAATGGAAATAAGATCCAATCCCTTTGAGCTTAAAGGATGGATTAAGAAAGATTATGGATCCAAAAGATTGGATGAATATGATCCTTATGCGGAAAATGTTGATTATCCTCCCTATAGGATTGGTTCGGATGTCGCTGCGAAACTGAATTTGTCTTTAGAAAATGATGGAAAATCATGGTTTCTGCCGCTTTCGTCTAATCCTGATGTCGAATGCGAAATATGGAGTACTTACAGTATGGAAAGGGATCAAACACCAGACCAGTCGGGCAGCAGGGTAAAAGCCTCATTAAAGTTTTTAAAAGAGCTGTGTACGGTTTTTAATTGTGATCTGATACTGGAGGTCAGCATTAAAAGGGATATTAGCTACAGATACCGCAGCAGGGAAGAAAAGTACGAATATTTAAAACCAATAAATAAACTATTTATATTGTCATCAGATGGAGAACTTAGAACAACAACTACAAATCATAAACCTGGGTAG
- a CDS encoding JAB domain-containing protein produces MTNKVKLADRITNILPRDHLIIATKTYYSFKDEGAF; encoded by the coding sequence ATAACTAATAAAGTAAAATTAGCAGACAGAATTACGAATATCTTACCGCGGGATCACCTTATCATTGCTACCAAAACCTATTATTCCTTTAAAGATGAGGGCGCTTTTTAG
- the traN gene encoding conjugative transposon protein TraN: MKKYNLIYFISFSFLAISSFAQLNNRKTNSNADNLVNLNIGYSKTTSLVFPYAIKSIDKGSPDIIMQKAKGVENILLLKANRQNFAQTNLTIITADSRLYVFVLNYNDDCPDLNVNADNLAVVNDDILFSKENENQKKIEQFAALALAKKKKITGIQRSKFDIKLSVSGIFIHEDVMYFRLVIDNNSKINYELDQLRFFIRDKKKAKRTASQEIEIIPLYDSNSRNVIAAKSEWTAVYAMPKVIIPEKKYLTIQLIEKNGERQLEVDINNNLTKKISAI, encoded by the coding sequence ATGAAAAAATATAACTTGATCTATTTTATCAGTTTCTCCTTTTTAGCAATATCAAGCTTCGCGCAGTTGAATAATAGAAAGACAAATTCCAATGCTGATAATCTTGTAAATCTGAATATTGGCTATTCAAAAACAACAAGTCTTGTTTTTCCTTATGCGATTAAAAGTATCGATAAAGGCAGTCCAGATATTATAATGCAGAAAGCAAAAGGAGTTGAGAATATACTGCTTCTAAAGGCAAACAGGCAGAATTTCGCCCAGACCAATCTCACAATTATTACTGCAGACAGCAGGCTTTATGTATTTGTCTTAAACTACAACGATGATTGTCCTGATTTAAATGTAAACGCCGATAATCTGGCTGTGGTCAATGATGATATTTTGTTTTCAAAGGAAAATGAAAACCAAAAGAAAATTGAACAATTTGCCGCCCTGGCATTAGCAAAAAAGAAAAAGATAACAGGTATACAACGTTCAAAATTTGATATTAAACTTTCGGTTAGCGGCATTTTTATTCATGAAGATGTAATGTACTTTAGGCTGGTTATAGATAATAATTCAAAAATTAATTATGAGCTTGACCAGCTTCGTTTTTTCATCCGGGATAAGAAGAAAGCGAAACGCACGGCGTCTCAGGAAATTGAGATAATTCCGCTTTATGATTCAAACAGTCGAAATGTAATTGCTGCTAAGTCTGAATGGACAGCTGTTTATGCGATGCCAAAGGTTATTATACCGGAAAAAAAATATCTGACAATCCAGCTAATTGAAAAGAACGGGGAAAGGCAGCTTGAAGTTGATATTAACAATAACCTGACTAAAAAGATATCTGCAATATAG
- the traM gene encoding conjugative transposon protein TraM, whose product METKTLSIKEVKKRKMLLVLPLITLPFITLLFYVLGGGRMEAAVSSSEHKKGFNFNLPMPKFKEDSALDKMSYYEEAATDSLKLLEQIKKDPNYSKSAISNDLDDEFTAEDFEKHLFSKGIKGFNSAPLEQGKEEKVYEKIKALQKIIRQPVTADSYGQDMSEFESYGRSKESSQEIKKLEQMMASMGTVQEPDPELQQLGGMLENILDIQHPQRVQERLKQSSESKKGKVFTVDPNIEIDISTSLQKTSSIIDNSKSNSFYSADESAELDSQPNAIQAVIHETQIIVNGSIVKLRLSNDINLQGTVIPKNTFLYGTASLKGERLEVKVDNIQFRNSIFPVELTIYDLDGISGIYIPGAINRDVAKASAERSIQTLGLTGISDSWGAQAAGMGVEAAKSLISKKVKLIKVVLKAGYQVLLYDEKQKNLK is encoded by the coding sequence ATGGAAACAAAAACTTTATCGATAAAAGAAGTAAAAAAAAGAAAAATGCTTTTGGTTCTGCCTTTAATAACACTTCCATTCATAACACTACTGTTTTACGTTCTGGGAGGCGGCAGAATGGAAGCGGCAGTATCTTCAAGCGAACATAAAAAAGGGTTTAATTTTAATCTGCCCATGCCAAAATTTAAAGAAGATTCTGCCCTTGATAAAATGAGTTATTATGAAGAGGCGGCCACCGATTCATTAAAGCTTTTGGAACAGATTAAAAAAGATCCAAATTATTCCAAGAGTGCGATTTCAAATGACCTCGATGATGAATTTACGGCAGAAGATTTTGAGAAGCACCTATTTTCAAAAGGCATTAAAGGATTCAATTCAGCTCCGCTTGAACAGGGAAAGGAAGAGAAAGTATACGAAAAAATAAAAGCTCTTCAAAAGATAATCAGACAGCCTGTAACTGCGGACAGCTATGGGCAGGACATGAGTGAATTTGAATCGTATGGCAGATCAAAAGAAAGTTCCCAAGAGATAAAAAAACTCGAGCAGATGATGGCATCCATGGGAACTGTACAGGAACCTGATCCAGAACTGCAGCAGCTTGGCGGAATGCTTGAAAATATACTGGATATTCAGCATCCGCAGCGTGTACAGGAAAGATTAAAACAGTCCTCTGAAAGTAAAAAAGGAAAAGTTTTTACTGTTGACCCTAATATAGAAATTGATATATCCACGTCATTACAGAAGACCTCAAGCATCATAGACAATTCAAAAAGTAATTCATTCTATTCCGCAGATGAGAGCGCAGAACTTGACAGCCAGCCGAATGCTATTCAGGCTGTAATTCATGAGACGCAGATCATTGTGAACGGATCAATTGTAAAACTAAGGCTAAGCAATGATATTAATCTGCAGGGAACTGTGATTCCTAAGAATACATTCTTGTATGGAACGGCATCGCTGAAAGGGGAGAGGCTCGAAGTAAAGGTGGATAATATCCAGTTTAGAAATTCTATTTTCCCAGTTGAACTGACAATATATGATCTGGATGGCATTAGTGGAATTTATATTCCGGGTGCTATAAACAGGGATGTCGCTAAAGCCTCTGCCGAAAGGTCGATACAGACTTTGGGTCTAACGGGAATTTCAGATTCGTGGGGTGCGCAGGCTGCCGGTATGGGAGTTGAGGCGGCAAAAAGTCTTATAAGTAAAAAGGTCAAGCTCATTAAAGTAGTGCTAAAAGCAGGCTATCAGGTACTGCTTTATGATGAGAAACAAAAGAATTTGAAGTAA